In the Setaria italica strain Yugu1 chromosome VI, Setaria_italica_v2.0, whole genome shotgun sequence genome, one interval contains:
- the LOC101772756 gene encoding LOW QUALITY PROTEIN: serine/threonine-protein kinase prp4-like (The sequence of the model RefSeq protein was modified relative to this genomic sequence to represent the inferred CDS: inserted 2 bases in 2 codons) → MDEWKNFCIRIERAKDLIAGKGDPEKVAIKIIRSNKHCTRLIFIALKHLKECKVLHCDIKPDNILVNEAKNVLKLCDFRNAMFAGKNEVTPYLVSRFYREPEIILGLPYDHPLDMWSVGCCLYDLSTRQVLFPGKSNNDMLRLHTELKGXLPRKMLRNGAFMMAHFLGFNLNFHATDKDPVMNNPVPRLMFNIKPKGIGSYITNVPGEDPKTVSSFKDLLDKXFFLEPAKRLTVEEALLHPFITGK, encoded by the exons atggaCGA GTGGAAGAATTTTTGCATCCGAATCGAAAGGGCAAAGGATCTTATAGCTGGGAAAGGTGATCCAGAGAAAGTTGCAATTAAAATTATTCGCAGCAATAAACATTGTACAAGGCTG ATTTTCATCGCCCTGAAGCACTTGAAGGAATGCAAAGTTTTGCACTGCGATATAAAACCTGACAATATTTTGGTGAACGAGGCTAAGAATGTGCTCAAGCTGTGTGATTTTCGCAACGCTATGTTTGCTGGAAAGAACGAGGTTACACCTTATCTTGTCAGTCGTTTCTACCGGGAACCAGAGATTATTCTTGGGTTGCCCTATGACCACCCATTAGACATGTGGTCAGTTGGTTGCTGTCTATATGACCTCAGCACAAGACAAGTGTTATTCCCAGGAAAATCAAACAATGATATGCTTCGGCTTCATACGGAGTTGAAGG TCCTTCCTAGGAAGATGCTTCGCAATGGTGCCTTTATGATGGCACATTTTCTCGGATTTA ATCTGAATTTTCATGCCACTGACAAGGATCCTGTGATGAACAATCCCGTGCCAAGGTTAATGTTTAACATTAAACCAAAGGGCATTGGTTCTTATATTACAAACGTTCCTGGAGAGGATCCAAAAACAGTATCCAGTTTTAAAGACCTTCTGGATA TATTCTTCTTGGAACCAGCAAAAAGGTTAACTGTAGAAGAAGCACTTCTCCATCCTTTTATCACTGGAAAGTGA